A DNA window from Hydrogenophaga taeniospiralis contains the following coding sequences:
- the fabI gene encoding enoyl-ACP reductase FabI, with protein sequence MGFLAGKKLLITGVLSNRSIAYGVAKACHAQGAELAFSYVGERFKDRITEFAAEFDSQLIFDCDVSDDAQIDRMFADLAQAWPRFDGFVHSIGFAPREAIAGDFLDGLSRENFRVAHDISAYSFPAMAKAALPYLNDRAALLTLSYLGALRIIPHYNTMGLAKASLEASVRYLAESLGPRGMRVNGISAGPIKTLAASGIKDFGKLLGMVAAASPLRRNITIDDVGNVAAFLLSDLASGVTAEITYVDGGFSQTAGASRDSEPVA encoded by the coding sequence ATGGGTTTTCTCGCTGGCAAGAAACTGCTGATCACGGGTGTGCTGTCCAACCGCTCCATCGCTTACGGCGTCGCCAAAGCCTGCCACGCGCAAGGTGCCGAGCTCGCGTTCAGCTACGTGGGTGAGCGTTTCAAGGACCGCATCACCGAGTTCGCGGCCGAATTCGACTCCCAGCTGATTTTCGATTGCGACGTGAGCGACGACGCGCAGATCGACCGGATGTTCGCCGATCTGGCGCAGGCCTGGCCCAGGTTCGACGGCTTCGTGCACAGCATCGGTTTCGCTCCACGCGAAGCCATCGCCGGTGATTTTCTCGACGGCCTGTCGCGCGAGAACTTCCGCGTCGCCCACGACATCAGCGCCTACAGCTTCCCAGCCATGGCCAAGGCGGCCCTGCCCTACCTCAACGACCGCGCCGCCCTGCTCACGCTGAGCTACCTGGGCGCCCTGCGCATCATTCCCCACTACAACACCATGGGCCTGGCCAAGGCCAGCCTGGAAGCCTCGGTGCGCTACCTGGCCGAATCGCTGGGACCGCGGGGCATGCGCGTCAACGGCATCAGCGCCGGCCCGATCAAGACCCTGGCCGCCAGCGGCATCAAGGACTTCGGCAAGCTGCTGGGCATGGTCGCGGCCGCCTCGCCCCTGCGCCGCAACATCACCATCGACGACGTGGGCAACGTGGCCGCCTTCCTCCTGTCCGATCTGGCCTCGGGCGTCACGGCCGAGATCACCTATGTGGATGGCGGCTTCAGCCAGACCGCAGGCGCCAGCCGCGACAGCGAACCGGTGGCCTGA
- a CDS encoding DNA ligase, giving the protein MLRRRPFLALLGAALAAPRWAAAKDQPALMLAGVYRPGVRLDAYWVSEKYDGLRGYWDGQRLLTRGGEVVQTPAWFTAGWPAQPMDGELWAGRGRFEQTMSTVRQQTPDDEAWRAIRFMVFDLPAHPGTFSERLQAYRQQVARLGQAWVQAVPQERVGSHAALMARLDRVVRDGGEGLMLHRGDSLYRGVRSDDLLKLKTHEDAEAQVVAHLPGRGKYAGLMGALLVQTPDGRRFRLGSGFSDAQRRHPPAVGAWVTYRFRGLHESGLPRFASFARVREGLDLNAPDGAAAQRP; this is encoded by the coding sequence ATGCTTCGCCGCCGGCCGTTTCTAGCGCTGCTGGGCGCCGCCTTGGCAGCGCCGCGCTGGGCCGCGGCCAAAGACCAACCCGCGCTCATGCTGGCCGGGGTGTACCGGCCCGGCGTGCGGCTCGACGCCTATTGGGTCAGTGAAAAATACGATGGGTTGCGGGGCTATTGGGACGGCCAGCGGCTGCTGACCCGTGGTGGCGAAGTGGTGCAGACGCCCGCCTGGTTCACCGCGGGCTGGCCGGCCCAGCCCATGGACGGCGAGCTCTGGGCCGGTCGGGGCCGGTTCGAGCAGACGATGTCCACCGTGCGGCAGCAGACACCCGACGACGAGGCCTGGCGCGCGATCCGTTTCATGGTGTTTGACTTGCCCGCGCACCCGGGCACCTTCTCGGAACGGCTGCAGGCCTACCGGCAGCAAGTGGCGCGACTGGGCCAAGCCTGGGTGCAGGCGGTGCCGCAGGAGCGGGTGGGCAGCCACGCGGCCCTGATGGCCCGGCTGGACCGCGTGGTGCGCGACGGGGGCGAGGGTTTGATGCTGCACCGCGGCGATTCGCTCTACCGCGGCGTTCGCAGCGACGATCTGCTCAAGCTCAAGACCCACGAAGACGCCGAGGCCCAAGTCGTGGCCCACCTGCCGGGCCGGGGCAAATACGCGGGTCTCATGGGGGCCTTGCTGGTGCAGACCCCCGACGGTCGGCGCTTCCGCCTGGGCTCCGGGTTCAGCGATGCCCAGCGCCGCCACCCACCGGCGGTGGGCGCCTGGGTCACGTACCGTTTTCGGGGTCTGCACGAGAGCGGGTTGCCCCGCTTTGCCAGTTTTGCGCGTGTGCGCGAAGGCCTGGATCTGAACGCGCCGGACGGTGCGGCGGCTCAGCGGCCCTGA
- a CDS encoding YdcH family protein, with the protein MFPEYRELISRLKSHDVHFTRLFDKHNALDQTIRNMEAHIEPATQIQIEALKKEKLMLKDQIYGLLRQADS; encoded by the coding sequence ATGTTTCCAGAATACCGAGAACTGATCTCAAGGCTCAAGAGCCACGATGTTCACTTCACACGCCTGTTCGACAAACACAATGCACTGGACCAGACCATCCGAAATATGGAAGCGCACATCGAGCCTGCCACGCAGATCCAGATTGAAGCGTTGAAAAAGGAAAAGCTGATGCTCAAGGACCAGATCTACGGTCTGCTGCGTCAGGCCGATTCCTGA
- a CDS encoding arginine/lysine/ornithine decarboxylase codes for MKFRFPIVIIDEDFRSENTSGLGIRALAQAIETEGFEVVGVTSYGDMSQFAQQQSRASAFILSIDDEEFSHGDDLDPVVLNLRNFIEEVRRKNADVPIYIYGETKTSRHLPNDILRELHGFIHMFEDTPEFVARHIIREAKSYLEGIQPPFFKALLDYAEDGSYSWHCPGHSGGVAFLKSPVGQMFHQFFGENMLRADVCNAVEELGQLLDHNGAIGASERNAARIFNADHCFFVTNGTSTSNKMVWHHTVAPGDVVVVDRNCHKSILHSIIMTGAIPVFLKPTRNHYGIIGPIPQSEFEIDAIKAKIRANPLLAGVDADTVKPRVLTLTQSTYDGVLYNTEAIKQMLDGYVANLHFDEAWLPHAAFHPFYGNFHAMGKKRARPMESVVYATQSIHKLLAGISQASHVLVQDSQHVKLDRHLFNEAYLMHTSTSPQYAIIASCDVAAAMMEPPGGKALVEESIFEALDFRRAMRKIDAEFGQDDWWFQVWGPDDLADEGMGEATDWVLNPDPSGSQATAKDWHGFGDMAPGFNMLDPIKATIVTPGLNLDGRFETTGIPASIVTKFLAEHGVVVEKTGLYSFFIMFTIGITKGRWNTLLTALQQFKDDYAKNQPMWRILPEFCQKHPRYEQMGLRDLCQHVHALYARYDIARLTTEMYLSDLTPAMKPSDAFAHIAHRTTERVPIDELEGRITTSLVTPYPPGIPLLIPGEVFNKKIVDYLKFAREFNTQCPGFETDIHGLVEVVGDDGRKHYFADCVKAG; via the coding sequence ATGAAATTCCGTTTTCCCATCGTCATCATCGACGAGGACTTCCGCTCCGAGAACACCTCGGGTCTGGGCATTCGCGCGCTGGCGCAGGCGATCGAAACCGAGGGCTTCGAAGTGGTCGGGGTCACCAGCTACGGCGACATGAGCCAGTTCGCCCAGCAGCAGAGCCGGGCCAGCGCGTTCATCCTCTCCATCGACGACGAAGAGTTCAGCCACGGGGACGATCTCGATCCGGTGGTGCTGAACCTGCGCAACTTCATCGAAGAGGTTCGCCGCAAGAACGCCGACGTGCCGATCTACATCTACGGCGAAACCAAGACCAGCCGCCACCTGCCCAACGACATCCTGCGCGAGCTGCACGGCTTCATCCACATGTTCGAGGACACGCCGGAGTTCGTGGCGCGTCACATCATCCGGGAGGCCAAGAGCTACCTCGAAGGCATCCAGCCGCCGTTCTTCAAGGCGCTGCTGGACTACGCCGAGGACGGTTCCTATTCGTGGCACTGCCCGGGGCATTCGGGTGGCGTGGCGTTCCTGAAGAGCCCGGTGGGCCAGATGTTCCACCAGTTCTTCGGCGAAAACATGCTGCGCGCCGACGTCTGCAACGCGGTGGAAGAGCTGGGCCAGCTGCTGGACCACAACGGCGCGATCGGTGCGAGCGAGCGCAACGCAGCGCGCATCTTCAACGCCGACCACTGCTTCTTCGTCACCAACGGCACCAGCACCAGCAACAAGATGGTCTGGCACCACACGGTGGCGCCGGGTGATGTGGTGGTGGTGGACCGCAACTGCCACAAATCCATCCTGCACAGCATCATCATGACGGGCGCGATCCCCGTCTTTCTGAAACCCACGCGCAACCACTACGGCATCATCGGCCCGATCCCGCAGAGCGAATTCGAGATCGATGCGATCAAGGCCAAGATCCGCGCCAACCCGCTGCTCGCGGGTGTCGATGCCGATACCGTGAAGCCGCGCGTGCTCACGCTCACCCAGTCCACCTACGACGGCGTGCTCTACAACACCGAGGCCATCAAGCAGATGCTCGATGGCTACGTGGCCAACCTGCACTTTGACGAGGCCTGGCTGCCGCACGCGGCGTTCCACCCGTTCTACGGCAATTTCCACGCCATGGGCAAGAAGCGGGCGCGCCCGATGGAGTCGGTGGTGTACGCCACGCAGTCCATCCACAAGCTGCTGGCCGGCATCAGCCAGGCCAGCCACGTGCTGGTGCAGGACTCGCAGCACGTCAAGCTCGACCGCCACCTCTTCAACGAGGCCTACCTGATGCACACCAGCACCAGCCCACAGTACGCGATCATCGCCAGCTGCGACGTGGCCGCGGCCATGATGGAGCCGCCCGGGGGCAAGGCGCTGGTCGAAGAGAGCATTTTCGAAGCGCTGGACTTCCGCCGCGCCATGCGCAAGATCGACGCCGAGTTTGGCCAGGACGACTGGTGGTTCCAGGTCTGGGGCCCGGACGATCTGGCCGATGAGGGCATGGGCGAAGCGACCGACTGGGTGCTCAACCCCGACCCGTCGGGCTCGCAGGCCACGGCCAAGGACTGGCACGGCTTCGGCGACATGGCGCCGGGCTTCAACATGCTCGACCCGATCAAGGCCACCATCGTCACGCCGGGCCTGAACCTGGACGGCCGCTTCGAGACCACCGGCATTCCCGCCTCCATCGTCACCAAGTTCCTGGCCGAGCACGGCGTGGTGGTGGAAAAGACCGGGCTCTACAGCTTCTTCATCATGTTCACCATCGGCATCACCAAGGGCCGCTGGAACACCTTGCTGACCGCGCTGCAGCAGTTCAAGGACGACTACGCCAAGAACCAGCCCATGTGGCGCATCCTGCCCGAGTTCTGCCAGAAACATCCGCGCTACGAACAGATGGGGCTGCGCGACCTGTGCCAGCACGTGCACGCGCTGTACGCGCGCTACGACATCGCGCGCCTGACCACCGAGATGTACCTGAGCGACCTCACGCCCGCCATGAAGCCCAGCGACGCCTTCGCGCACATCGCGCACCGCACCACCGAGCGGGTGCCGATCGACGAGCTCGAAGGCCGCATCACCACCAGCCTGGTCACGCCGTACCCGCCCGGCATCCCGCTGCTGATCCCGGGCGAGGTCTTCAACAAGAAGATCGTGGACTACCTGAAGTTCGCGCGCGAGTTCAACACCCAGTGCCCGGGCTTCGAAACCGACATCCACGGCCTGGTGGAGGTGGTGGGCGACGATGGGCGCAAGCACTACTTTGCCGATTGCGTGAAGGCGGGGTAA
- a CDS encoding NfeD family protein, with product MSDSTLWWLLAGSTVALELFTGTFYLLMLAVGMVAAALVAHTGAGTATQLITAAVVGSAAVVGWYLIKRRSPADPSVRAMRSVNLDVGEVLQIEEWQADGTALVKYRGAQWTVIQRPGNAAVPGAYRVAELVGNRLLVEKV from the coding sequence ATGTCGGATTCAACCCTTTGGTGGCTGCTGGCCGGTTCCACGGTGGCGCTGGAGCTGTTCACGGGCACGTTCTACCTGCTGATGCTGGCCGTGGGCATGGTCGCCGCCGCCCTGGTGGCCCACACCGGCGCCGGAACCGCGACCCAGCTGATCACCGCCGCGGTGGTCGGGTCGGCCGCCGTGGTGGGCTGGTATCTGATCAAGCGGCGCAGCCCGGCCGACCCATCGGTGCGCGCCATGCGCAGCGTGAACCTGGATGTGGGCGAGGTGCTGCAGATCGAAGAATGGCAGGCCGACGGCACCGCCCTGGTGAAGTACCGGGGCGCGCAATGGACCGTGATCCAGCGCCCGGGCAACGCGGCGGTGCCGGGCGCCTACCGGGTGGCCGAGCTGGTGGGCAACCGCCTGCTGGTGGAAAAGGTCTGA
- a CDS encoding SPFH domain-containing protein, which yields MEIAVILFVIAAIFITRSIKVVPQQNAWVVERLGKYHSSLAPGLNLLVPFVDKVAYKHSLKEIPLDVPSQVCITRDNTQLQVDGILYFQVTDPMRASYGSSNYIIAVTQLAQTSLRSVIGKLELDKTFEERDIINAQVVHAIDEAALNWGVKVLRYEIKDLTPPKEILLAMQAQITAEREKRALIAASEGRRQEQINIATGEREAFIARSEGEKQAAINNAQGEAAAITAVADATAQAIERIATAIRQPGGEQAVQLKVAERAVDAYGKVAADATTTLIIPGNMTEVAGLIGSAMKMIGTGKAA from the coding sequence ATGGAAATTGCCGTCATCCTGTTCGTCATCGCCGCGATCTTCATCACCCGCTCGATCAAGGTCGTGCCCCAGCAGAACGCCTGGGTGGTTGAACGCCTGGGCAAGTACCACTCTTCCCTGGCGCCCGGCCTGAACCTCCTCGTGCCCTTCGTCGACAAAGTGGCCTACAAGCACAGCCTGAAGGAAATCCCGCTGGACGTGCCCAGCCAGGTCTGCATCACGCGCGACAACACCCAGCTGCAGGTGGACGGCATCCTGTACTTCCAGGTCACCGACCCGATGCGCGCCAGCTACGGCTCGTCCAACTACATCATCGCCGTCACCCAGTTGGCGCAGACGTCGCTGCGCTCGGTCATCGGCAAGCTCGAACTCGACAAGACCTTCGAAGAGCGTGACATCATCAACGCCCAGGTGGTGCACGCCATCGACGAGGCCGCGCTTAACTGGGGCGTGAAGGTGCTGCGCTATGAAATCAAGGACCTCACACCGCCCAAGGAAATCCTGCTGGCCATGCAGGCGCAGATCACCGCCGAGCGCGAGAAGCGGGCCCTGATCGCCGCCTCCGAAGGCCGCCGCCAGGAGCAGATCAACATCGCGACCGGCGAGCGCGAGGCCTTCATCGCCCGCTCCGAGGGTGAAAAGCAGGCCGCCATCAACAACGCCCAGGGCGAGGCCGCGGCCATCACCGCAGTGGCCGACGCCACCGCACAGGCCATCGAACGCATCGCCACCGCCATCCGCCAGCCCGGCGGTGAGCAGGCGGTGCAGCTCAAAGTGGCCGAACGCGCCGTCGATGCCTATGGCAAGGTCGCCGCGGACGCCACCACCACCCTCATCATTCCCGGCAACATGACCGAGGTCGCGGGCCTGATCGGCTCGGCGATGAAGATGATCGGCACCGGCAAAGCGGCCTGA
- a CDS encoding UDP-glucuronic acid decarboxylase family protein — MRNTNRKRVLVTGGAGFLGSHLCDRLLAEGNDVLCVDNFYSGAKDNVAHLMGNPHFELMRHDVTFPLYVEVDEIYNLACPASPVHYQWDPVQTTKTSVHGAINMLGLAKRTKARIFQASTSEVYGDPEIHPQQESYWGRVNPIGIRSCYDEGKRCAETLFFDYHRQHQVDIKVARIFNTYGPRMHPNDGRVVSNFIVQALRGEDITIYGDGSQTRSFCYVDDLIEGFTRLMASDAGVTGPVNMGNPHEFTIRELAEAVLKKVGGGSRLVFKPLPQDDPKQRQPDITLARSVLNWEPQVQLDAGLDKTIHYFRRRLAE; from the coding sequence ATGCGCAATACAAATCGTAAACGTGTCCTCGTTACCGGTGGCGCCGGCTTTCTGGGCTCCCATCTGTGTGATCGCCTGCTGGCCGAGGGCAACGACGTTCTGTGCGTGGACAACTTCTACAGCGGCGCCAAGGACAACGTGGCGCACCTGATGGGCAACCCGCATTTCGAGCTGATGCGCCACGACGTGACCTTCCCGCTCTATGTGGAGGTGGATGAGATCTACAACCTGGCCTGTCCCGCCTCGCCGGTGCACTACCAGTGGGACCCGGTGCAGACCACCAAGACCAGCGTGCACGGCGCCATCAACATGCTGGGTCTGGCCAAGCGCACCAAGGCCCGCATCTTCCAGGCATCCACCAGCGAGGTGTATGGCGACCCGGAAATCCATCCGCAGCAGGAAAGCTATTGGGGCCGGGTCAACCCGATCGGCATCCGCTCCTGCTACGACGAGGGCAAGCGTTGCGCCGAAACCCTGTTCTTCGACTACCACCGGCAGCACCAGGTGGACATCAAGGTCGCTCGCATCTTCAACACCTACGGCCCGCGCATGCACCCCAACGACGGGCGCGTGGTCAGCAACTTCATCGTGCAGGCGCTGCGTGGCGAAGACATCACCATCTACGGCGATGGCTCGCAGACGCGCAGCTTCTGTTATGTGGACGACCTGATCGAGGGCTTCACCCGCCTGATGGCCAGCGATGCCGGGGTGACGGGCCCCGTCAACATGGGCAACCCCCACGAGTTCACCATCCGCGAGCTGGCCGAAGCGGTGTTGAAGAAGGTCGGTGGCGGCTCCCGGCTGGTGTTCAAACCGCTGCCGCAGGACGACCCCAAGCAGCGCCAGCCCGACATCACCCTGGCCAGGTCCGTGCTGAACTGGGAGCCCCAGGTCCAGCTGGACGCAGGTCTGGACAAGACCATCCACTACTTTCGCCGCCGCCTCGCCGAATGA
- a CDS encoding glycosyltransferase has product MSTPKHPIIVVTPVYEDREASGRLFQELAGQFDREVFVIAVDDGSVKQPLTIDSLRGAGIDGVILKLRRNVGHQRAIAIGLGYASEFVQPHQRVVVMDSDGEDLPSTIPPLLAALRSDDVDVVVARRKSRVETLRFKAFYAVYKRFFRLMTGRAISFGNFMAIKPHALRRLVAMQELNIHVAGAVLASKLRTEACSLDRGPRYAGHSKMNFVGLTLHGFKALMVFAEDVLVRVGIACAVIAALSVISTFAAVALKLLGFSTPGWFSLVLGILVLMFLQTGALALMTLMLTGVVRGGTVTTAIAYRDFVEQILETD; this is encoded by the coding sequence ATGAGCACACCAAAGCACCCCATCATCGTCGTGACCCCGGTCTATGAAGACCGGGAAGCCAGCGGCCGCCTGTTTCAGGAGCTGGCCGGCCAGTTCGACCGCGAGGTCTTCGTGATCGCGGTGGACGATGGCTCGGTGAAGCAGCCGCTGACCATCGACAGCCTGCGCGGCGCCGGCATCGACGGCGTGATCCTCAAACTGCGCCGCAACGTGGGCCACCAGCGCGCCATCGCGATCGGTCTGGGCTATGCGTCCGAGTTCGTCCAGCCCCACCAGCGTGTGGTGGTCATGGACTCCGACGGCGAGGACCTGCCCTCGACCATCCCGCCCCTGCTCGCGGCGCTGCGGAGCGACGACGTGGACGTGGTGGTCGCCCGGCGCAAGAGCCGCGTAGAAACCCTGCGCTTCAAGGCCTTCTACGCCGTCTACAAGCGCTTCTTCCGCCTGATGACGGGCCGGGCCATCAGCTTCGGCAACTTCATGGCGATCAAGCCCCACGCGCTCCGGCGCCTGGTCGCCATGCAGGAGCTGAACATCCACGTGGCCGGTGCGGTTCTGGCGTCCAAACTGCGCACCGAGGCCTGCTCCCTGGATCGCGGCCCCCGCTACGCCGGCCACTCCAAGATGAACTTCGTGGGCCTGACGCTGCACGGCTTCAAGGCCCTGATGGTGTTTGCCGAGGACGTGCTGGTGCGGGTGGGCATCGCCTGCGCCGTGATTGCGGCCTTGTCGGTGATCAGCACCTTCGCCGCGGTTGCCCTCAAGCTGCTCGGGTTCTCCACACCCGGCTGGTTCTCGCTGGTGCTGGGCATTCTGGTGCTCATGTTCCTGCAGACCGGCGCGCTGGCGCTCATGACGCTGATGCTGACCGGCGTGGTGCGCGGTGGCACGGTGACCACGGCGATCGCCTACCGCGATTTCGTGGAACAGATCCTGGAAACCGACTGA
- a CDS encoding GtrA family protein, protein MVQDLARRHGGEMLRYAFNGLLATAVHYAVLTYNLEVLRFASAGLANLCAAVAGIAVSFLGSRYFVFGRSGEALLGQALKFSGLYGLIAIVHGGVLMVWTDWLGLDYRLGFVLATALQIALSYLGNKFLVFKK, encoded by the coding sequence ATGGTGCAGGACCTGGCCCGGCGGCACGGCGGCGAGATGCTGCGCTACGCCTTCAACGGACTGCTGGCCACCGCGGTGCACTACGCGGTGCTCACCTACAACCTGGAGGTGCTTCGTTTTGCCTCCGCCGGGTTGGCCAACCTCTGCGCCGCGGTGGCCGGCATCGCGGTGTCGTTTCTCGGCAGCCGCTACTTCGTCTTCGGGCGCAGCGGCGAAGCGCTGCTCGGGCAGGCGCTGAAGTTCAGTGGCCTGTATGGGCTGATCGCCATCGTTCACGGCGGTGTGCTGATGGTGTGGACGGACTGGCTCGGGTTGGACTACCGCCTGGGCTTTGTGCTGGCCACCGCCCTGCAAATCGCCCTGAGTTATCTCGGCAACAAGTTTCTGGTGTTCAAAAAATGA
- a CDS encoding acyl-CoA dehydrogenase family protein translates to MIDRTLFNTDHEAFRDSFRRFVEKEIAPFHGGWEEQGYVDRAVWRKAGENGFLCMTMPEAYGGAGADKLYSVAQMEEIARAGVSGIGFGLHSEIVAPYILHYGTEAQKQKYLPLLATGEMVGAIAMSEPAAGSDLQGVKTTAIQQPDGSYLLNGSKTFITNGWHADLVIVVAKTDPAAGAKGTSLLLVEQGMPGFSKGKRLKKLGMKAQDTSELFFDNVSVPAENLLGGEGRGFICLMEQLPWERLQIAIGAVAAAQAAIDWTVAYVKDRKVFGQPVASYQNTRYTLAELQTEVQVARVFVDKCCELVAVDKLDTATASMAKYWCSDLQCKVMDECVQLHGGYGYMWEYPITRAYADARVQRIYGGTNEIMKEVISRGMGLGAR, encoded by the coding sequence ATGATCGACCGCACCCTGTTCAACACCGACCACGAAGCCTTCCGCGACAGCTTTCGCCGCTTCGTGGAAAAGGAGATCGCCCCTTTTCACGGGGGCTGGGAAGAGCAGGGCTATGTGGACCGTGCCGTCTGGCGCAAGGCCGGTGAGAACGGCTTTCTCTGCATGACCATGCCGGAGGCGTATGGCGGGGCCGGGGCCGACAAGCTGTACTCGGTGGCGCAGATGGAGGAGATCGCACGCGCCGGGGTCAGCGGCATCGGCTTCGGTCTGCACAGCGAGATCGTGGCGCCGTACATCCTGCACTACGGCACCGAGGCGCAGAAGCAGAAGTACCTGCCGTTGCTGGCCACGGGCGAGATGGTGGGCGCCATTGCGATGAGCGAACCCGCCGCCGGCAGCGACCTGCAGGGCGTGAAGACCACGGCCATCCAACAACCGGACGGCAGCTACCTGCTCAACGGCAGCAAGACCTTCATCACCAACGGCTGGCACGCCGATCTGGTGATCGTGGTCGCCAAGACCGACCCGGCCGCCGGCGCCAAGGGCACCAGCCTGCTGCTGGTGGAGCAGGGCATGCCGGGTTTCAGCAAGGGAAAGCGCCTGAAGAAGCTGGGCATGAAGGCGCAGGACACGTCGGAGCTGTTCTTCGACAACGTCAGCGTGCCCGCCGAGAACCTGCTGGGGGGCGAGGGCAGGGGCTTCATCTGCCTCATGGAACAACTGCCCTGGGAACGGCTGCAGATCGCCATCGGCGCGGTGGCGGCGGCGCAGGCCGCCATTGACTGGACGGTGGCGTACGTGAAAGACCGCAAGGTCTTCGGCCAGCCGGTCGCGAGCTACCAGAACACCCGCTACACGTTGGCCGAGCTGCAGACCGAGGTGCAGGTGGCGCGCGTGTTCGTGGACAAGTGCTGCGAGCTGGTGGCGGTGGACAAGCTCGACACCGCGACCGCCAGCATGGCCAAGTACTGGTGCAGCGACCTGCAGTGCAAGGTGATGGACGAGTGCGTGCAGCTGCACGGCGGCTACGGCTACATGTGGGAATACCCGATCACCCGAGCCTATGCGGATGCGCGTGTGCAGCGCATCTACGGCGGCACCAACGAGATCATGAAAGAGGTGATCTCGCGCGGCATGGGGCTGGGTGCGCGTTGA
- a CDS encoding acetyl-CoA C-acetyltransferase produces the protein MSEAFVFDAIRTPRGKGKKDGSLYEVKPVNLLAGLLRELQHRNHLDTSAVDDVVMGVVSPIGEQGSVLPKVAALKAGWDWRCSGVQLNRFCASGLEAVNMAAMKVKSGWEDLVVAGGVESMSRVPIGSDGGAWAQDPETNSATLFVPQGIGADLIATLDGFTREDVDAFALESQKRAAAARAAGHFQHSVVPVKDPLGQIILAVDEFIKPHTTMAGLAGLKPAFDQLGVMGFDAVALQRYPQVERIHHVHHAGNSSGIVDGAAALLIGSEAAGKTHSFTPRARIVSVALSGADPTIMLTGPMPAARKALAKAGLTIDQIDLFEVNEAFAAVPMRFMREMGVPHEKLNVNGGAIALGHPLGATGAMILNTLIDELHRRKLRYGLATLCVGGGMGIATIVERI, from the coding sequence ATGAGCGAAGCATTCGTATTCGACGCCATCCGCACCCCACGCGGCAAGGGCAAGAAGGACGGCAGCCTGTACGAGGTCAAGCCAGTCAACCTGCTGGCCGGCCTGCTGCGCGAGCTGCAACACCGCAACCACCTGGACACCTCGGCGGTGGACGACGTGGTGATGGGCGTGGTCTCGCCCATCGGTGAGCAAGGCTCGGTGCTGCCCAAGGTGGCCGCGCTCAAGGCCGGCTGGGACTGGCGCTGCTCGGGCGTGCAGCTCAACCGCTTCTGTGCCTCGGGCCTGGAGGCTGTGAACATGGCCGCCATGAAGGTGAAGAGCGGTTGGGAAGACCTGGTCGTGGCCGGCGGTGTGGAGAGCATGAGCCGCGTGCCGATCGGCTCCGACGGCGGCGCCTGGGCGCAGGACCCGGAGACCAACAGCGCCACGCTGTTCGTGCCGCAAGGCATCGGCGCCGACCTGATTGCCACGCTCGACGGCTTCACGCGCGAGGACGTGGATGCCTTCGCGCTCGAATCGCAGAAGCGCGCCGCGGCCGCCCGCGCAGCCGGGCATTTCCAGCACTCGGTGGTGCCGGTGAAAGATCCTTTGGGCCAGATCATCCTGGCGGTGGACGAGTTCATCAAACCGCACACCACCATGGCGGGTCTGGCCGGTCTGAAGCCCGCCTTCGATCAGCTTGGCGTCATGGGCTTCGATGCGGTGGCGCTGCAGCGCTACCCGCAGGTGGAGCGCATCCACCACGTGCACCACGCCGGCAATTCGTCGGGCATCGTGGACGGCGCGGCGGCCCTGCTGATCGGCAGCGAGGCCGCGGGCAAGACCCACAGCTTCACGCCGCGCGCGCGCATCGTGTCAGTGGCGCTCTCGGGCGCGGACCCGACCATCATGCTCACCGGCCCCATGCCGGCGGCGCGCAAGGCGCTGGCCAAGGCCGGCCTCACCATCGACCAGATCGACCTGTTCGAGGTGAACGAAGCCTTTGCCGCCGTGCCCATGCGCTTCATGCGTGAGATGGGCGTGCCGCACGAGAAGCTGAACGTGAACGGTGGCGCGATCGCGCTGGGCCATCCGCTGGGTGCCACCGGCGCGATGATTTTGAACACGCTGATCGACGAGCTGCACCGGAGAAAGCTCAGGTATGGCCTGGCGACCCTTTGCGTGGGTGGCGGCATGGGCATCGCCACGATCGTTGAACGCATCTGA